In one Camelus dromedarius isolate mCamDro1 chromosome 31, mCamDro1.pat, whole genome shotgun sequence genomic region, the following are encoded:
- the ASPHD2 gene encoding aspartate beta-hydroxylase domain-containing protein 2, whose protein sequence is MSLEWLVAWSWSLDGLRDCIATGIQSVRDCDTTAVVTVACLLVLFVWYCYHVGREQPRPYAAVNTLMQGPDAGGLQNGFAYCQSPECVRCSHSDGLNQKLYHNLQEYAKHYSWAGMGRIHKGVREQGRYLSSRPSIQKPEVFFLPDLPTTPYFARDAQKHDVELLERNFQTILCEFETLYKAFSNCSLPQGWKMNSTPSGEWITFYLVNQGVCVPRNCRKCPRTYRLLGSLRTCIGNNVFGNACISVLSPGTVITEHYGPTNIRIRCHLGLKTPSGCELVVGGEPQCWAEGRCLLFDDSFLHTAFHEGSAEDGPRVVFMVDLWHPNVAAAERQALDFIFAPGR, encoded by the exons atgtcGCTTGAGTGGCTGGTGGCCTGGAGCTGGTCGCTGGACGGCCTGAGGGACTGCATCGCCACCGGCATCCAGTCCGTGCGGGACTGTGACACCACGGCCGTGGTCACCGTGGCCTGCCTGCTGGTCCTGTTCGTGTGGTACTGTTACCACGTGGGCAGGGAGCAGCCGCGGCCCTACGCGGCCGTCAACACGCTGATGCAGGGCCCGGATGCCGGCGGGCTGCAGAACGGCTTCGCCTACTGCCAGTCCCCCGAGTGCGTGCGCTGCAGCCACAGTGACGGCCTCAACCAGAAGCTGTACCACAACCTGCAGGAGTACGCCAAGCACTACTCCTGGGCCGGCATGGGCCGCATCCACAAGGGCGTCCGCGAGCAGGGCCGCTACCTCAGCAGCCGGCCCTCCATCCAGAAGCCCGAGGTCTTCTTCCTGCCCGACCTCCCCACCACGCCCTACTTCGCCCGCGACGCGCAGAAGCACGACGTGGAGCTGCTGGAGCGCAACTTCCAGACCATCCTGTGCGAGTTCGAGACCCTCTACAAAGCCTTCTCAAACTGCAGCCTCCCGCAGGGCTGGAAAATGAACAGCACCCCCAGCGGGGAGTGGATCACCTTTTACTTGGTCAATCAGGGGGTTTGCGTCCCCCGGAACTGCAGGAAGTGCCCACGGACGTACCGCTTGCTTGGAAGCCTTCGGACCTGTATTGGGAACAATGTTTTTGGGAACGCGTGCATCTCCGTGCTGAGCCCCGGCACCGTGATCACGGAGCACTACGGACCCACCAACATCCGCATCCGATGCCACTTAG GTCTGAAGACTCCAAGTGGCTGTGAGCTGGTGGTGGGCGGGGAGCCCCAGTGCTGGGCAGAGGGCCGCTGCCTCCTCTTCGATGACTCTTTCCTGCACACCGCATTCCACGAAG gttcAGCGGAGGATGGCCCACGGGTGGTTTTCATGGTGGATCTGTGGCATCCAAACGTCGCAGCGGCCGAACGGCAGGCCCTGGATTTCATCTTTGCTCCGGGACGATGA